The following proteins are encoded in a genomic region of Phycisphaera sp.:
- a CDS encoding FHA domain-containing protein encodes MPSLSIVSGPNEGDYYPLGTRTMVIGRDEACPVQVNDDRVSRRHLQIRLDNGRYLATDMKSANGVAINGRPVEGECELQDGDVLEIGRSKVAFWEGEFEDRESAMDHWRERGQRGRPTLQD; translated from the coding sequence ATGCCATCCCTCTCCATCGTCTCGGGCCCCAATGAGGGCGACTACTACCCGCTCGGCACGCGGACCATGGTCATCGGCCGCGACGAGGCCTGCCCCGTCCAGGTCAACGACGACCGCGTCAGCCGCCGCCACCTCCAGATCCGGCTCGACAACGGACGCTACCTGGCCACCGACATGAAGAGCGCCAACGGCGTGGCCATCAACGGCCGCCCGGTCGAGGGCGAGTGCGAGTTGCAGGACGGCGACGTGCTGGAGATCGGCCGCTCGAAGGTCGCCTTCTGGGAGGGCGAGTTCGAGGACCGCGAGAGCGCGATGGACCACTGGCGTGAACGCGGCCAGCGCGGGCGGCCGACGCTCCAGGATTAG
- a CDS encoding mechanosensitive ion channel — MRNPLFRFAVILVALVLVAPAWAWQDEQPAAGEVTEPDAELSASEQAVDVNDQVDDTRIADRLREVLVATERFSTIEVEVREGVAFLSGSTVYDESRKLAGDLARRTEGVVAVVNNIAIEQGPIWTLEPAKRELVTLWRQMVANGPLVGVGLVVLALSFFLASLAQRAVGPIIGRGTESDLLRGVLRKVVYIVVLLIGVYIALRISGLTRVAITVVSGTGVLGLILGFAFRDIAENFLASLLLSIQRPFHLGDVIEVDGNTGVVRKVTSRGTLLIDFDGNHIQIANSTVYKSTIRNFTANPKRRLTFTVGVGYDDDVAQAQEVLHAMLVAHPAVIDDPEPLVLIEQLGASTVNLRAYFWIDGTEHSMLKVTSSAIRRAKAALTSEGISMPDEAREVIFPQGVPVRMLEGDEAAAQQTADRERVAPRPAESPDATIEAEGDLGTETHDLEKQADESRDPEEGANVLEEKPAG; from the coding sequence GTGCGAAACCCACTGTTCCGATTCGCGGTCATTCTGGTCGCGCTCGTGCTTGTTGCGCCCGCGTGGGCGTGGCAGGACGAGCAGCCGGCGGCCGGGGAAGTCACCGAGCCCGATGCCGAGTTGTCGGCCAGCGAGCAGGCGGTCGATGTCAACGACCAGGTCGACGACACGCGCATCGCCGATCGGTTGCGCGAGGTGCTCGTCGCGACCGAGCGGTTCTCGACCATCGAGGTCGAGGTGCGCGAGGGCGTGGCGTTCCTGAGCGGATCGACCGTGTACGACGAATCCAGGAAGCTCGCGGGCGATCTGGCGCGCCGGACCGAGGGCGTGGTCGCGGTGGTCAACAACATCGCCATCGAGCAGGGGCCCATCTGGACGCTCGAGCCGGCCAAGCGGGAACTGGTCACGCTATGGCGGCAGATGGTCGCCAACGGCCCCCTCGTGGGCGTCGGGTTGGTCGTGCTCGCGTTGTCGTTCTTCCTTGCCTCGCTTGCGCAGCGGGCGGTCGGCCCGATCATCGGCCGAGGCACCGAGAGCGACCTCTTGCGCGGTGTGCTGCGCAAGGTCGTGTACATCGTTGTGCTGCTGATCGGCGTGTATATCGCCCTGCGGATCAGCGGGCTCACACGCGTGGCCATCACCGTGGTCAGCGGCACGGGCGTCCTTGGCCTTATCCTCGGCTTCGCGTTTCGCGATATCGCCGAGAACTTCCTGGCCAGCCTGCTGCTCAGCATCCAGCGGCCGTTCCACCTCGGCGACGTGATCGAGGTGGATGGCAACACCGGCGTGGTTCGCAAGGTCACCAGCCGCGGGACGCTGCTGATCGACTTCGATGGCAACCACATCCAGATCGCCAACTCGACGGTGTACAAGAGCACCATCCGCAACTTCACGGCGAACCCGAAGCGGCGGTTGACCTTCACGGTTGGCGTGGGCTACGACGATGACGTCGCACAGGCGCAGGAGGTGCTGCACGCGATGCTCGTGGCTCACCCGGCGGTGATCGACGACCCGGAGCCGCTGGTGCTCATCGAACAACTTGGCGCTTCGACGGTGAACCTGCGGGCGTACTTCTGGATCGACGGCACGGAGCACAGCATGCTCAAGGTCACCAGCTCGGCGATCCGCCGGGCCAAGGCGGCGCTCACCAGCGAGGGCATCTCCATGCCCGACGAGGCGCGCGAGGTCATCTTCCCGCAGGGTGTGCCGGTGCGGATGCTCGAGGGTGACGAGGCGGCGGCCCAGCAGACCGCCGATCGGGAGCGTGTCGCGCCACGGCCGGCCGAGTCCCCGGACGCGACCATCGAGGCCGAGGGCGACCTGGGCACCGAAACGCACGATCTGGAGAAGCAGGCCGACGAGTCGCGCGATCCCGAGGAGGGGGCGAACGTGCTGGAAGAGAAGCCGGCCGGCTAA
- a CDS encoding PLDc N-terminal domain-containing protein — protein sequence MEYGIIGLIVLILDIIAIISILGAGKSVGWKVLWILVVLLLPVIGMILYFLIGKNT from the coding sequence ATGGAATATGGCATCATCGGGCTCATCGTCCTGATCCTGGATATTATCGCGATCATCAGCATCCTTGGAGCCGGCAAGAGCGTGGGCTGGAAGGTGCTGTGGATCCTCGTCGTGCTCCTGCTGCCGGTCATCGGCATGATCCTCTACTTCCTCATCGGCAAGAACACCTAA
- a CDS encoding FG-GAP-like repeat-containing protein yields MGMMTRVAVALGLAASVAGAQEAFEDVTEDVGLAGYRATTGDSRGPGGVFADLSGDGYPDLYLVRALSMGPPGTNQLFLNIPGPVAGRYFVEMPDASGAADAGDATGAIAGDYDNDGDLDLYVVNFDGANVLFKNMLVESGTMSFVDVTASTDPTPGVADDQLGVGNCFYEGVALDNSLTAAWGDPDRDGDLDLYVGNHNGYFEKPLPFEGPYDVPGRRDVFYINNGDGTFTDMTMAYDVPGWVAADGSYENEHQRFSSSNAVIFADFNNDRWPDLLATNKIGGPTDRDMLYINQGADADGTWLGFRVATYDLSPEFGAASTFAMGIDVADLDNDGDLDMYITDMSDIREPSSPGMNDLWLGQLADTGAFGFELAADVAPAYHAPAKLGWGAQFQDFNNDGWQDLHTTTSFPFRDYLYMNTGTGFAEQAEALGIARDRREARGSMSADYDRDGWIDLFLINIDGLASAMMRNGFADMAGSSNGFLSIRVEGDPTTSGPLRSTRDAIGARVLVSADLDGDGTIEAGETQMKEVASGSSNAASTSGLDLEFGLGLASVAMVEVRWPSGVVSNHEFAADSFVEIREAAICPADLDGDGDLTIFDFLAFQNLFDAGDVAADFDGDGVLTIFDFLVFQNLFQDGCA; encoded by the coding sequence ATGGGCATGATGACACGGGTGGCGGTTGCGCTTGGCTTGGCGGCTTCGGTAGCCGGAGCGCAGGAGGCGTTCGAGGACGTGACCGAGGATGTTGGCTTGGCGGGCTATCGCGCGACAACGGGCGACTCGCGCGGGCCGGGCGGGGTGTTTGCCGACTTAAGCGGCGATGGATACCCCGACCTGTACCTCGTGCGCGCGCTGTCGATGGGGCCGCCGGGGACGAACCAGTTGTTCCTGAACATCCCCGGGCCGGTCGCCGGAAGGTACTTCGTTGAGATGCCCGACGCCTCGGGCGCGGCCGATGCGGGCGACGCAACGGGCGCGATTGCTGGAGACTACGACAACGACGGGGACTTGGACCTGTACGTCGTGAACTTTGACGGTGCCAACGTGCTCTTCAAGAACATGCTGGTGGAAAGCGGCACGATGTCGTTTGTCGACGTCACGGCGAGTACCGACCCGACGCCGGGCGTGGCCGATGATCAGTTGGGCGTTGGCAACTGCTTCTACGAGGGCGTGGCGCTCGACAACTCGCTGACGGCGGCCTGGGGCGACCCGGATCGCGACGGCGACCTGGACCTGTATGTGGGCAACCACAACGGGTACTTCGAGAAGCCGCTGCCATTCGAGGGTCCGTACGACGTGCCGGGGCGGCGCGACGTGTTCTACATCAACAACGGGGACGGGACGTTCACCGACATGACGATGGCGTACGACGTGCCGGGGTGGGTGGCGGCCGATGGCAGCTACGAGAATGAGCACCAGCGGTTCAGCTCGAGCAACGCCGTGATCTTCGCCGACTTTAATAATGACCGATGGCCCGATTTGCTGGCCACCAACAAGATCGGCGGGCCGACCGACCGCGATATGCTCTACATCAACCAGGGGGCCGATGCCGACGGCACGTGGCTGGGGTTCCGCGTGGCAACGTACGACCTGAGCCCGGAGTTTGGCGCGGCCTCGACGTTCGCGATGGGCATCGACGTGGCCGACCTGGACAACGACGGCGATCTGGACATGTACATCACCGACATGTCGGATATCCGCGAGCCATCATCGCCGGGCATGAACGATCTATGGCTGGGGCAACTGGCCGACACGGGCGCGTTCGGCTTCGAGCTGGCCGCCGACGTGGCGCCGGCGTACCACGCGCCGGCCAAGCTGGGGTGGGGCGCGCAATTCCAGGACTTCAATAACGACGGCTGGCAGGACCTGCACACGACCACGAGCTTCCCGTTCCGTGATTATCTGTACATGAACACGGGAACGGGGTTCGCCGAGCAAGCCGAGGCGCTGGGCATCGCGCGTGACCGGCGTGAGGCGCGCGGGAGCATGTCGGCCGACTACGACCGTGACGGGTGGATCGACCTGTTCCTGATCAACATCGACGGGCTGGCATCGGCGATGATGCGTAATGGGTTTGCCGACATGGCGGGGTCGTCCAACGGGTTCTTGAGCATCCGGGTAGAGGGCGATCCAACCACGTCTGGGCCGCTGCGTTCGACGCGGGACGCGATCGGGGCGCGGGTTCTGGTGTCGGCCGATCTTGATGGTGATGGGACCATTGAGGCCGGCGAGACACAGATGAAGGAGGTCGCCAGCGGCAGCAGCAACGCGGCGAGCACGAGCGGCCTGGATCTTGAGTTCGGGCTCGGGCTGGCTTCGGTGGCGATGGTCGAGGTGCGATGGCCCAGCGGGGTTGTGAGCAATCACGAATTCGCGGCCGATTCGTTCGTGGAGATCCGTGAAGCGGCGATTTGCCCGGCCGATCTGGACGGGGATGGAGATCTAACGATCTTCGACTTCCTCGCGTTCCAGAACCTGTTCGACGCGGGGGACGTGGCCGCGGACTTCGACGGCGATGGCGTGCTGACGATCTTCGACTTTCTTGTGTTCCAGAATTTGTTCCAGGACGGCTGCGCTTGA
- the gmhA gene encoding D-sedoheptulose 7-phosphate isomerase, protein MIEAFQNAKLALEAFLADGRNFTTLDLAADMLTESFSEGGKVLACGNGGSACDAMHFCEELTGRFRKDRRALAAVSLTDVGHMSCVANDYGYDEVFARGVRALGKPGDVLVALSTSGNSANVVRAVEAATEIGMRTIGLLGRDGGKLAGTSDLEWIVPGVPVGAPTADRIQEIHMLVLHALVEAVERRLFGDS, encoded by the coding sequence GTGATCGAGGCCTTCCAGAACGCGAAGCTGGCGCTCGAGGCCTTTCTGGCCGACGGGCGGAACTTCACGACGCTGGACCTTGCCGCGGACATGCTCACGGAATCGTTCAGCGAGGGTGGGAAGGTGCTGGCGTGCGGCAACGGCGGGTCAGCGTGCGACGCGATGCACTTTTGTGAAGAACTCACCGGACGGTTCCGCAAGGATCGCCGGGCGCTCGCGGCGGTCAGCCTGACCGATGTGGGGCACATGTCGTGTGTTGCAAATGACTACGGGTACGACGAGGTGTTCGCGCGTGGGGTGCGGGCGCTGGGCAAGCCCGGCGACGTGCTGGTGGCGCTGAGCACGAGCGGAAATTCGGCCAACGTCGTGCGCGCGGTCGAGGCGGCGACCGAGATCGGAATGCGGACCATCGGCTTGCTCGGACGCGACGGCGGGAAGCTGGCGGGCACGAGCGACCTGGAGTGGATCGTTCCGGGTGTGCCGGTAGGAGCCCCCACGGCGGACCGGATCCAGGAGATCCACATGCTTGTGTTGCACGCGCTAGTCGAGGCTGTTGAGCGACGGTTGTTTGGGGATTCGTGA
- the smc gene encoding chromosome segregation protein SMC produces the protein MRLAKLTLNGFKSFDDRTEFHFDDPVTGIVGPNGCGKSNVVDALKWVLGERSSKSLRGKEMLDVIFAGSAARKPAGMASVTLTFENPPLDEAPKVQDPEAEPLEINATLDGAEDESSDIDDEPDANSVLADRRTVGRGLPVDTDIVEVERRLYRDGGSQYLINNKRCRLRDIRDLFLDTGVGADAYSIIEQGRVDAMLLANPQERRTIFEEAAGIARYRQRRVESIRKLDRAERNLAVTREQLANTERRLKIVRGQAAKARQFVELDAELRAWRASRALAQHDALTTAVERIHEDMEGARAQRDKAEAELGALEKERQEADLKRHDAARALRTAEAELAEANASVERAKHKRELAERSASEALSRLDADGQRLAEVEQAAEEAEAQAEKAAERVAAVAEQLADAERVLEQASQARQQAQQDVAKHRQAHGEKRREVERIERDQLSAKARIEEETRRADQLAEKARLVEAELAGLDEEAERASGQREAALGEAQKFGDAHAQRTSEAERLETEASSLGEGRAKQSQEVKSLEERRLRLETRHHAVEEVLASREGLGQPAREVLDRVARGEGFGTVIAPLAELIRVPIEHAPQVEAALGSLLAALVVPSMDAMPSREDLATLTGRVSFVPLGIGVPAVEERYDHAAFAALRAAGRLLPLREVAGVDEVACRAAGVDPTSVSGLLDVLLHDCWRTGDLEAAALLSAGPMRGPMRGATIADGNASVLRYPGVVSAGPLTAEAGEGGQAMGVLQRRAELEQLTVDLERATGELERAQAALRTLDEKAGDLAERQTAVQRTLNELVQSRLKAEGEAERAGDAFARLDRQRNRARDEQDAAAKSGTQAREKVEELEGKLASLSGILDDERTALDGLGAVAEQAEKDADSLGEALTVARVSASRLGEQIGAVRREASGLRDAAAKHRASQRDLAAHVQRASEQAQAHQKTAREAAEEIESLQEEAEAVREGLDGKRAALHGAQEAALGLERKFDAARRSAGDVDKAWHDLELRGREADIRLENLVQRTMDEDGLDLPAELPGYREALGSGSDGDEYGVMRAMGDQESSEAISTLKKSIDKLGSVNLAAMDEEGQLAGKNEQLAAQVEDIDNARIRLETLIDQLNEASRHRFGDMLERVRESFAGDDGLFRQLFGGGRAEIKLMPLVREVDGQKVVTDEVDLLESGIEIVARPPGKQPRSISQLSGGEKAMTAVALLLAIFQSKPSCFCVLDEVDAALDDANVDRFSRVVKQFSVKSNFIVITHHKKTMAMCDRMHGVTMQERGVSTRVGVRFDQVGADGRLSAAAVDSSAKAPDANGVEKPKLRDALAHMKRGEAAEVEAGETAELAEAN, from the coding sequence ATGCGGCTTGCCAAGCTGACGCTCAATGGATTCAAGTCGTTCGACGACCGGACGGAGTTCCACTTCGATGATCCCGTGACGGGCATCGTGGGGCCCAACGGCTGCGGCAAGAGCAACGTGGTGGACGCCCTGAAGTGGGTGCTGGGCGAGCGGAGCAGCAAGAGCCTGCGCGGCAAGGAAATGCTGGACGTCATCTTTGCCGGCTCGGCCGCACGCAAGCCGGCGGGCATGGCCAGCGTCACGCTGACCTTCGAGAACCCGCCGCTGGACGAGGCACCGAAGGTCCAGGACCCCGAGGCCGAGCCGCTGGAGATCAACGCCACTCTCGATGGTGCCGAGGACGAATCGAGTGACATCGACGACGAGCCGGACGCCAACAGCGTGCTGGCGGACCGGCGGACGGTGGGTCGCGGGCTGCCGGTGGACACCGACATCGTGGAGGTCGAGCGTCGGCTGTATCGCGATGGTGGCAGCCAGTATCTCATTAACAACAAGCGCTGCCGGCTGCGGGACATCCGCGACCTGTTCCTGGACACGGGCGTGGGTGCCGATGCCTATTCGATCATCGAGCAGGGTCGCGTGGACGCCATGCTGCTGGCCAACCCGCAGGAGCGGCGGACGATCTTCGAGGAGGCGGCCGGGATCGCGCGGTACCGCCAGCGTCGGGTCGAGTCGATCCGCAAGCTGGACCGGGCCGAGCGCAACCTGGCGGTGACGCGCGAGCAGCTTGCCAACACCGAGCGGCGGCTGAAGATCGTGCGCGGGCAGGCAGCCAAGGCGCGGCAGTTCGTCGAGCTGGACGCCGAACTCAGGGCGTGGCGGGCGTCGCGGGCGCTGGCCCAGCACGACGCCCTGACCACCGCGGTCGAGCGCATCCACGAGGATATGGAGGGCGCGCGGGCGCAGCGCGACAAGGCCGAGGCCGAGCTGGGTGCTCTTGAGAAGGAACGCCAGGAGGCCGACCTGAAGCGGCACGACGCGGCCCGGGCGCTGCGCACGGCGGAAGCGGAATTGGCCGAGGCGAACGCATCGGTCGAGCGAGCCAAGCACAAGCGGGAGTTGGCCGAGCGATCGGCGAGCGAGGCGTTGTCTCGGCTCGACGCCGACGGTCAGCGGCTGGCCGAGGTGGAGCAGGCCGCCGAAGAGGCCGAGGCGCAGGCCGAGAAGGCCGCCGAGCGGGTGGCCGCGGTGGCCGAGCAACTGGCCGACGCCGAACGTGTGCTGGAGCAGGCGTCTCAGGCGCGTCAGCAGGCGCAGCAAGACGTGGCGAAGCATCGGCAAGCCCACGGCGAGAAGCGGCGCGAGGTCGAGCGCATCGAGCGTGACCAGCTCTCGGCGAAGGCGCGCATCGAGGAAGAAACGCGGCGGGCTGACCAACTCGCCGAGAAGGCGCGGCTGGTGGAGGCCGAGTTGGCAGGGCTCGACGAAGAGGCCGAGCGAGCGAGCGGGCAGCGTGAGGCGGCGCTCGGCGAGGCACAGAAGTTTGGCGATGCCCACGCACAGCGCACGAGCGAGGCGGAGCGGCTGGAGACCGAAGCCTCGTCGTTGGGTGAGGGCCGCGCGAAGCAATCGCAGGAAGTGAAATCGCTTGAGGAGCGGCGGCTCCGGCTCGAGACGCGGCATCACGCGGTGGAAGAGGTGCTGGCCTCTCGCGAGGGGCTGGGTCAGCCGGCGCGCGAGGTGCTCGATAGGGTGGCACGAGGCGAGGGCTTCGGCACCGTCATCGCTCCGCTGGCCGAGTTGATCCGGGTGCCGATCGAACACGCGCCGCAGGTTGAGGCGGCGTTGGGGTCGTTGCTGGCGGCGCTGGTAGTGCCCTCGATGGACGCGATGCCCAGCCGTGAGGATCTGGCGACACTGACCGGGCGGGTGAGCTTCGTGCCGCTTGGTATCGGTGTGCCTGCTGTCGAAGAGCGCTACGACCACGCGGCGTTCGCGGCGTTGCGCGCGGCGGGGCGGTTGTTGCCGTTGCGTGAGGTAGCCGGCGTGGATGAAGTGGCGTGCCGGGCGGCGGGCGTTGATCCGACCTCGGTGTCGGGGTTGCTCGACGTGCTGCTGCACGACTGCTGGCGCACGGGCGACCTGGAAGCCGCGGCGTTGCTATCGGCTGGGCCGATGCGTGGGCCGATGCGTGGGGCGACGATCGCCGATGGGAACGCGAGCGTACTTCGGTACCCGGGCGTGGTGAGCGCTGGGCCCTTGACGGCCGAGGCCGGCGAGGGCGGGCAGGCGATGGGCGTGCTGCAACGCCGGGCCGAGCTCGAGCAGTTGACGGTGGATCTGGAGCGGGCGACCGGCGAACTCGAGCGCGCACAGGCGGCATTGCGGACGCTGGACGAGAAGGCGGGCGACCTGGCCGAACGGCAGACGGCGGTGCAGCGCACGCTCAACGAACTCGTGCAATCTCGGTTGAAGGCCGAGGGTGAGGCCGAGCGCGCGGGCGATGCGTTCGCGCGGTTGGATCGCCAGCGCAACCGGGCCCGCGACGAGCAGGATGCGGCTGCGAAGAGTGGCACGCAGGCGCGTGAGAAGGTCGAGGAACTCGAGGGCAAGCTGGCGTCGCTGTCGGGCATCCTGGATGATGAGCGTACCGCGCTCGATGGGTTGGGTGCCGTCGCCGAGCAGGCGGAGAAGGACGCCGACTCGCTGGGCGAGGCGTTGACGGTCGCTCGGGTGTCGGCGAGCAGGCTGGGTGAGCAGATCGGTGCGGTTCGGCGTGAGGCTTCGGGGTTGCGCGACGCGGCGGCGAAGCATCGGGCGAGCCAGCGTGACCTGGCGGCGCACGTACAACGGGCCAGCGAGCAGGCGCAGGCGCACCAGAAGACGGCGCGCGAGGCTGCAGAAGAGATTGAATCGCTGCAAGAAGAGGCCGAGGCGGTGCGCGAGGGCCTGGACGGCAAGCGGGCGGCTTTGCACGGCGCGCAGGAGGCGGCGTTGGGGCTCGAGCGGAAGTTCGACGCGGCGCGGCGGAGCGCGGGCGACGTCGACAAGGCGTGGCATGATCTGGAGCTCCGCGGGCGTGAGGCGGACATCAGGCTCGAGAACCTGGTGCAGCGAACGATGGACGAGGACGGGTTGGATTTGCCCGCCGAGTTGCCGGGGTATCGCGAGGCGCTGGGCTCCGGGTCCGATGGAGACGAGTACGGCGTGATGCGGGCGATGGGCGATCAAGAATCGAGCGAGGCGATCTCGACGCTCAAGAAGTCGATCGACAAGCTGGGCAGCGTGAACCTGGCGGCGATGGACGAGGAGGGCCAGCTTGCCGGCAAGAACGAGCAACTCGCGGCCCAGGTCGAGGACATCGACAACGCGCGCATCCGGCTGGAGACGCTGATCGACCAGTTGAACGAGGCGAGCCGGCATCGGTTTGGCGACATGCTGGAACGTGTGCGCGAGAGCTTCGCGGGCGATGACGGGTTGTTCCGGCAGTTGTTTGGCGGTGGGCGTGCGGAGATCAAGCTCATGCCGCTGGTGCGCGAGGTGGATGGGCAGAAGGTTGTGACCGACGAAGTTGACTTGCTCGAAAGTGGGATCGAGATCGTTGCGCGACCGCCGGGCAAGCAGCCCCGCTCCATCAGCCAGCTCAGTGGCGGTGAGAAGGCGATGACGGCGGTGGCGTTGCTGCTGGCGATCTTCCAGAGCAAGCCGAGCTGCTTCTGCGTGCTGGACGAGGTGGACGCGGCCCTTGATGATGCCAACGTCGATCGGTTCAGCCGCGTGGTGAAGCAGTTCAGCGTGAAGAGCAACTTCATCGTGATCACGCACCACAAGAAGACGATGGCGATGTGCGACCGGATGCACGGCGTGACGATGCAGGAGCGCGGCGTGTCGACGCGGGTGGGCGTGCGGTTCGATCAGGTGGGTGCCGATGGGCGATTGAGTGCTGCGGCTGTGGATTCGTCGGCGAAGGCACCAGATGCGAATGGGGTCGAGAAGCCCAAGCTGCGTGATGCGCTCGCTCATATGAAGCGGGGCGAGGCGGCCGAGGTTGAGGCGGGCGAGACCGCCGAGTTGGCCGAGGCGAACTGA
- a CDS encoding flagellar basal body P-ring protein FlgI codes for MPAPAGDRRMANRTPARHLTAALTVVALLGLTLASIAGCRGKGRVVNPGGGVVAPFDGPSVLRGTVGASADLIGIQPTLVSGLGIVVGSSGEGGPLPQAVEATVVRQLALREGARGMDMFEGTPFEGESPESFLRRPDVSVVAVLAMVAPGAPQGSTFDILVYSLNNEELTGGHLWRTDLRLGRPTVQGGPATRLVGFAEGPVYVNPFAAGPAANKTQGRVIGGGVMTNPLELAIRLNVPSPRRTRAIASLINSRFGNSPVDRGDIASGRLTGQADASTSLVTVSIPWSYKDKPEEFLRLVAHINPDAQGREERYVGRYIQALREEPGSADRIAWALEALGPVVIRGSTTISTLYDSPEIAPRMAALRVGAKLGDPNAERPLIAIAQSSDPALQIEAIELLGELGTGAMIDATLQELAGTELVSVRVAAYKAIARRAGLRELRAMMMEQSKLQPGDDPVSVLRAWSEYARNRFRGSLIQGLRRDVMPGGFVVDRVPIGEPLIFLRQEGLAGLVLFGPEMQIEPGAVLRLSDDLILARPNEGDPDFDPQGYDVRVRYRHQPADWLVTITNAPASLHEFIEFLATKPTVERPTGGLGMSFGNIVTVVHQLKRVDAVKAQWQVEQNLLREGVDRFTRGTAADRPEFEGDEAQEPDPLQSYIQRSIRGEGGGADRGETAPDGQG; via the coding sequence ATGCCCGCCCCCGCCGGAGATCGCCGCATGGCCAACCGCACGCCCGCCCGCCACCTGACCGCCGCCCTGACGGTGGTTGCCCTGCTGGGGCTCACGCTCGCCTCGATCGCCGGCTGCCGCGGCAAGGGCCGGGTGGTGAACCCCGGCGGCGGCGTGGTGGCGCCGTTCGACGGGCCCAGCGTGCTGCGGGGCACCGTGGGCGCGTCGGCCGACCTCATCGGCATCCAGCCCACGCTCGTGTCGGGGCTGGGCATCGTGGTGGGCTCGTCGGGCGAGGGCGGCCCGCTGCCCCAGGCCGTCGAGGCCACCGTCGTCCGCCAGCTCGCACTCCGCGAGGGCGCCCGCGGCATGGACATGTTCGAGGGCACGCCCTTCGAGGGCGAGAGCCCCGAGAGCTTCCTGCGCCGGCCCGATGTGTCGGTGGTGGCCGTGCTGGCGATGGTCGCGCCGGGCGCGCCCCAGGGCTCGACCTTCGACATCCTGGTCTACTCGCTGAACAACGAAGAACTGACCGGCGGGCACCTCTGGCGCACCGACCTGCGGCTGGGCCGCCCCACCGTGCAGGGCGGGCCCGCGACCCGGCTGGTCGGCTTTGCCGAGGGGCCGGTGTACGTGAACCCCTTCGCCGCCGGCCCGGCGGCCAACAAGACCCAGGGCCGCGTCATCGGCGGCGGGGTGATGACCAATCCGCTGGAGCTGGCCATCCGCCTGAACGTGCCCAGCCCGAGGCGCACGCGGGCGATCGCGTCGCTCATCAACAGCCGCTTCGGGAACAGCCCGGTCGACCGCGGCGACATCGCCAGCGGCCGCCTGACCGGCCAGGCCGACGCCTCGACCTCGCTGGTCACCGTCAGCATCCCCTGGAGCTACAAGGACAAGCCCGAGGAGTTCCTGCGGCTGGTGGCCCACATCAACCCCGACGCCCAGGGCCGCGAGGAGCGATACGTGGGCCGGTACATCCAGGCCCTTCGCGAGGAGCCGGGCTCGGCCGACCGCATCGCATGGGCCCTGGAAGCCCTCGGGCCGGTGGTGATCCGGGGCTCGACCACCATCTCGACGCTGTACGACTCGCCGGAGATCGCCCCGCGCATGGCGGCGCTGCGGGTGGGCGCCAAGCTGGGAGACCCCAACGCCGAACGCCCCCTCATCGCCATCGCCCAGAGTTCGGATCCGGCGCTGCAGATCGAGGCCATCGAATTGCTGGGCGAGTTGGGCACGGGGGCCATGATCGACGCCACGCTGCAAGAGTTGGCTGGTACCGAGTTGGTCTCGGTGCGCGTGGCGGCGTACAAGGCCATCGCCAGGCGGGCCGGCCTGCGCGAGCTGCGCGCCATGATGATGGAGCAATCCAAACTGCAGCCGGGCGACGACCCCGTGAGCGTGCTGCGAGCCTGGAGCGAGTACGCCCGCAATCGGTTCCGCGGCAGCCTGATCCAGGGCCTGCGACGGGACGTCATGCCCGGCGGGTTCGTGGTCGACCGCGTGCCCATCGGCGAGCCGCTGATCTTCCTGCGCCAAGAAGGACTCGCCGGCCTGGTGCTGTTCGGGCCCGAGATGCAGATCGAGCCCGGGGCCGTGCTGCGGCTGAGCGACGACCTGATCCTGGCGCGACCGAACGAGGGCGACCCGGACTTCGACCCCCAGGGCTACGACGTGCGGGTGCGCTATCGCCACCAGCCGGCCGACTGGCTGGTGACCATCACCAACGCGCCGGCGAGCCTGCACGAGTTCATCGAGTTTCTGGCCACCAAGCCCACCGTGGAGCGGCCCACGGGGGGGCTGGGCATGAGCTTCGGCAACATCGTCACCGTGGTGCACCAGCTCAAGCGGGTGGACGCGGTAAAAGCCCAGTGGCAGGTCGAGCAGAACCTGCTGCGCGAGGGCGTCGACCGATTCACCCGCGGGACGGCAGCCGACCGGCCCGAGTTCGAGGGCGACGAGGCCCAAGAGCCCGATCCGCTGCAGAGCTACATCCAGCGGTCAATCCGGGGCGAGGGCGGCGGTGCCGATCGGGGCGAAACCGCTCCGGACGGACAGGGCTGA